From Scophthalmus maximus strain ysfricsl-2021 chromosome 14, ASM2237912v1, whole genome shotgun sequence, one genomic window encodes:
- the LOC118283128 gene encoding sterol 26-hydroxylase, mitochondrial: MASGLYQCLTKRSGGLLLPCPLAMAQVRSRWLANRSSPGGLSAFQVKPRTLKDLPHVSFLEMMYRMIFQGFYKRLHELQIYEKQRYGPIYRDGLKAVSVNTPKLLEEVMRNDDKFPYRGDMSLWKDYRDMKGLGYGPFTVEGEQWYNLRAMLNKRMLHPKDSAQYGGVITAVVTDFIKRIYYLRQCSPTGDLVTNMANELYQFSLEGIAAILFETRLGCLENEIPAGTQDFINAIGQMFTNSMPAMLTPKWSRNLLPYWGRYIAGWEGIFSFAKELIDKKMEDIQQCVDHSQDVEGEYLTYLLSNTQMSLKDVYGSITELLLAGVDTTSNTLTWTLHLLSQDLQIQDRLYKEVSTFVPADRIPTAAEITRMPYLRAVIKEALRMYPVVPMNGRILSEKKIAIGGYQFSKNTAFTLCHYAISHDEDTFPEPFTFKPERWLRNGCELPNAFGSIPFGFGVRGCVGRRIAELEMYMVVFQLIRVFELKPDPMMKELKCICRTVLVPEQSVNLHFVARGCENAT; encoded by the exons ATGGCTTCAGGGCTGTACCAATGTCTAACGAAAAGGAGTGGTGGCTTGCTTCTACCATGCCCCTTGGCCATGGCCCAGGTCCGCTCAAGGTGGTTAGCAAACAGGTCTTCCCCGGGGGGCCTCTCCGCCTTCCAGGTCAAGCCTCGGACATTGAAGGACCTTCCCCATGTCAGCTTCTTGGAGATGATGTACAGAATGATATTTCAGGGTTTCTACAAACGTTTACATGAGCTACAG ATCTATGAGAAGCAGCGATACGGGCCCATATACAGAGATGGACTAAAGGCAGTATCCGTGAACACGCCAAAGTTGCTGGAGGAAGTCATGAGAAACGATGACAAGTTCCCTTATCGAGGAGACATGTCTCTGTGGAAAGACTATCGTGACATGAAAGGACTCGGCTATGGGCCTTTCACAgt GGAGGGGGAGCAGTGGTACAACCTGAGGGCAATGCTGAACAAGCGTATGCTGCACCCGAAGGACTCTGCACAGTATGGTGGGGTAATTACTGCTGTGGTTACAGACTTCATCAAGAGGATCTACTATCTGCGCCAGTGCAGCCCAACAGGAGATCTGGTGACCAACATGGCCAATGAGCTCTATCAATTCTCACTAGAGG GTATTGCTGCCATTCTGTTTGAGACAAGGCTTGGGtgtctggaaaatgaaattCCTGCAGGTACACAAGACTTCATCAATGCCATAGGTCAGATGTTCACGAACAGCATGCCTGCAATGCTGACACCCAAGTGGAGCCGCAATTTGCTGCCCTACTGGGGCCGCTACATCGCTGGCTGGGAGGGCATCTTCAGTTTTG CAAAAGAGTTGATTGACAAGAAGATGGAGGACATTCAGCAGTGTGTGGACCACAGCCAGGATGTGGAGGGCGAATACCTAACATATCtcctctcaaacacacagatgagcTTGAAGGATGTGTACGGCAGTATCACTGAGCTGCTGTTAGCAGGAGTGGACACG ACATCCAATACCCTCACTTGGACTTTGCACCTGCTGTCCCAGGACCTTCAAATCCAGGACAGACTTTATAAAGAAGTGTCCACATTCGTACCTGCAGACCGGATCCCCACCGCTGCTGAGATCACTCGGATGCCATATTTAAGGGCTGTTATCAAGGAAGCACTGAG gatGTACCCTGTGGTTCCTATGAATGGAAGGATcctttctgaaaagaaaattgctaTTGGTGGATATCAGTTTTCAAAGAAC ACTGCTTTCACACTTTGTCACTATGCAATCAGTCACGATGAAGACACTTTCCCAGAACCATTCACATTTAAGCCAGAGAGATGGCTCCGTAATGGCTGCGAGTTACCAAACGCTTTCGGCTCCATCCCGTTTGGCTTTGGCGTGAGAGGCTGTGTCGGTCGCCGGATTGCTGAGCTTGAGATGTATATGGTCGTCTTTCAG CTAATCAGGGTTTTTGAACTCAAACCAGACCCGATGATGAAAGAGTTGAAGTGCATCTGCCGCACTGTTCTGGTCCCAGAGCAGTCAGTAAACCTCCACTTTGTGGCCAGAGGATGTGAAAATGCAACTTGA
- the LOC118283047 gene encoding mitochondrial chaperone BCS1 isoform X1, producing MPLSDLLGSLNDNPYFGAGFGLVGVGTALAMARKGAQVGMIFFRRRYMITLEVPSRDKSYHWLLSWITKHAKHTQHLSVETSYLAHESGRVHTQFDFHPSPGNHIIWYGRRWIRVERTREKQMMNLHTGTPWESVTFTALGRDRQIFFNILQEARELALKQEEGRTVMYTAMGAEWRPFGFPRRRRPLSSVVLQSGVGERIVDDVKDFIGNPKWYTNRGIPYRRGYLLYGPPGCGKSSFITALAGELGYSICLMSLSDRSLSDDRLNHLLSVAPQQSIILLEDIDAAFVSRELLPTENPLAYQGMGRLTFSGLLNSLDGVASSEARIVFMTTNFIDRLDAALIRPGRVDLKQYIGNCTHWQLKQMFQRFYPDEPASEGERFAEVALATHSEISAAQVQGHFLLHKTDPAGSIDNVAEMK from the exons ATGCCCCTGTCAGACTTACTGGGCAGCCTGAATGACAACCCATACTTTGGGGCAGGCTTTGGACTGGTTGGGGTTGGGACTGCGTTGGCAATGGCCAGGAAAGGTGCGCAGGTGGGGATGATCTTCTTCCGTAGGCGCTACATGATCACTCTGGAGGTCCCCAGCAGGGACAAGAGCTACCACTGGCTGCTGAGCTGGATCACTAAGCACGCCAAGCACACACAGCACCTGAGCGTGGAAACTTCCTACCTGGCACATGAAAGTGGACGGGTGCACACGCAGTTTGATTTCCACCCAAGCCCCGGGAACCACATCATCTG GTATGGGAGGAGGTGGATCAGGGTGGAGAGGACCAGAGAGAAGCAGATGATGAATCTGCATACTGGAACACCATGGGAGTCTGTCACTTTCACTGCTTtagggagagacagacaaatcTTCTTTAATATCTTACAAGAAG CGAGAGAATTGGCCCTAAagcaggaggagggacggaCAGTGATGTACACAGCCATGGGTGCTGAGTGGAGGCCCTTTGGATTTCCACGGCGCCGCAGACCCCTCAGCTCCGTGGTCCTGCAGTCTGGTGTGGGTGAAAGGATTGTGGACGATGTAAAGGACTTCATTGGAAATCCTAAGTGGTACACGAACAGAG gCATCCCATACAGAAGAGGATATCTGCTGTATGGACCCCCAGGATGTGGAAAAAGTAGCTTTAT TACGGCACTGGCAGGTGAGCTAGGCTACAGCATCTGTCTGATGAGCCTGAGTGACCGAAGCCTGTCTGATGACCGTCTGAACCACCTCCTGAGTGTTGCACCGCAGCAAAGCATCATACTGTTGGAGGATATAGATGCAGCCTTTGTCAGTCGAGAGCTGCTTCCTACAGAGA ACCCTCTGGCCTACCAGGGAATGGGAAGACTGACTTTCAGTGGTCTGCTTAACTCTCTGGACGGAGTGGCTTCATCTGAGGCCAGAATAGTTTTTATGACCACCAACTTCATTGACAG GTTAGATGCAGCACTGATCCGGCCCGGCCGCGTGGATCTGAAGCAGTACATTGGCAACTGCACACACTGGCAGCTAAAGCAGATGTTTCAGCGGTTCTACCCAGATGAGCCTGCCTCTGAGGGAGAGCGGTTTGCGGAGGTTGCCTTAGCCACCCACTCTGAGATCAGTGCAGCTCAGGTGCAAGGACACTTTCTTCTGCACAAAACAGACCCTGCAGGATCTATAGACAATGTTGCCGAAATGAAATGA
- the LOC118283047 gene encoding mitochondrial chaperone BCS1 isoform X2 has product MPLSDLLGSLNDNPYFGAGFGLVGVGTALAMARKGAQVGMIFFRRRYMITLEVPSRDKSYHWLLSWITKHAKHTQHLSVETSYLAHESGRVHTQFDFHPSPGNHIIWYGRRWIRVERTREKQMMNLHTGTPWESVTFTALGRDRQIFFNILQEARELALKQEEGRTVMYTAMGAEWRPFGFPRRRRPLSSVVLQSGVGERIVDDVKDFIGNPKWYTNRGIPYRRGYLLYGPPGCGKSSFITALAGELGYSICLMSLSDRSLSDDRLNHLLSVAPQQSIILLEDIDAAFVSRELLPTENPLAYQGMGRLTFSGLLNSLDGVASSEARIVFMTTNFIDS; this is encoded by the exons ATGCCCCTGTCAGACTTACTGGGCAGCCTGAATGACAACCCATACTTTGGGGCAGGCTTTGGACTGGTTGGGGTTGGGACTGCGTTGGCAATGGCCAGGAAAGGTGCGCAGGTGGGGATGATCTTCTTCCGTAGGCGCTACATGATCACTCTGGAGGTCCCCAGCAGGGACAAGAGCTACCACTGGCTGCTGAGCTGGATCACTAAGCACGCCAAGCACACACAGCACCTGAGCGTGGAAACTTCCTACCTGGCACATGAAAGTGGACGGGTGCACACGCAGTTTGATTTCCACCCAAGCCCCGGGAACCACATCATCTG GTATGGGAGGAGGTGGATCAGGGTGGAGAGGACCAGAGAGAAGCAGATGATGAATCTGCATACTGGAACACCATGGGAGTCTGTCACTTTCACTGCTTtagggagagacagacaaatcTTCTTTAATATCTTACAAGAAG CGAGAGAATTGGCCCTAAagcaggaggagggacggaCAGTGATGTACACAGCCATGGGTGCTGAGTGGAGGCCCTTTGGATTTCCACGGCGCCGCAGACCCCTCAGCTCCGTGGTCCTGCAGTCTGGTGTGGGTGAAAGGATTGTGGACGATGTAAAGGACTTCATTGGAAATCCTAAGTGGTACACGAACAGAG gCATCCCATACAGAAGAGGATATCTGCTGTATGGACCCCCAGGATGTGGAAAAAGTAGCTTTAT TACGGCACTGGCAGGTGAGCTAGGCTACAGCATCTGTCTGATGAGCCTGAGTGACCGAAGCCTGTCTGATGACCGTCTGAACCACCTCCTGAGTGTTGCACCGCAGCAAAGCATCATACTGTTGGAGGATATAGATGCAGCCTTTGTCAGTCGAGAGCTGCTTCCTACAGAGA ACCCTCTGGCCTACCAGGGAATGGGAAGACTGACTTTCAGTGGTCTGCTTAACTCTCTGGACGGAGTGGCTTCATCTGAGGCCAGAATAGTTTTTATGACCACCAACTTCATTGACAG CTGA